The sequence ATATCCGACACTCCTGTATTTTCTTTTCTTTCATATGGCAATACATTTGTATTTAGTTTTGGACTATTTGATAAACCTTTATCTGTATACTTTCCATTAGTATAATCTTTTAATAATTCTTCTTTGTTATACTTATCTTTCGCTTCTAATAAATAAGGGCTTTTGTCAAGTAGTGC is a genomic window of Leptotrichia sp. OH3620_COT-345 containing:
- a CDS encoding ABC transporter ATP-binding protein gives rise to the protein MYNLDQSIKINLAINGPALLDKSPYLLEAKDKYNKEELLKDYTNGKYTDKGLSNSPKLNTNVLPYERKENTGVSD